One Nocardioides luti DNA window includes the following coding sequences:
- a CDS encoding methyltransferase domain-containing protein — MKLRRKAAPAPAADPVTAPAPASGAGAPVPGVVEEFTRRLVKGWVSVPADASPTRVSLHLGRLEVTATYATDDGALAGWRPAGAPAQDSPPKGPAGIRRPADGRRNSRQQVRTFAFKIPGIWRFVGKDTRITVRVDGRPLPIAGHGMFLTPPKNGEHNVQQLRALFAEGHVLNQFGMVSLSKKLDVAWQGKVMDLYTRTRDVVRDEFGHDVFFVYGTLLGAVREGGYIAHDPDFDAAFVSRHRTGPEAAAELAEVALKLVEAGLDVECRATTLHLFDPDLPGHRIDLFHTYFDEDGLLRFPFGVAGSSQVHERDWHGCTEIDFPGGRGLVPVNAEQLVEHLYGADWRRPKPGFNWNFDRTDSAPEAVVPVPLRTKVYWANFYSRNSYSSGSTFFEFVEARDDTPATVIDIGCGDGRDACAFAAAGRTVLGLDQSPVGIEHATARAAQLGLADRVRFEVCDVADVDDLGRALDLAADGDRGPVMFYLRFFLHAIPEEVQDRLLAAIDTHARPGDCFAAEFRTDRDETTSHVHTKHFRRFQNAAAFSATLAGLGFTIVHEEEGTGLSPYQGEDPVLYRVVAHR, encoded by the coding sequence GTGAAGCTCCGTCGCAAGGCGGCGCCCGCACCCGCCGCCGACCCTGTCACCGCGCCCGCGCCCGCGTCCGGAGCGGGAGCACCCGTCCCGGGCGTCGTCGAGGAGTTCACCCGCCGCCTGGTCAAGGGCTGGGTCTCGGTGCCGGCCGATGCGTCGCCCACCCGGGTCAGCCTGCACCTCGGAAGGCTCGAGGTGACCGCGACCTACGCCACCGACGACGGCGCCCTCGCCGGCTGGCGCCCCGCCGGCGCGCCGGCGCAGGACTCGCCCCCCAAGGGGCCTGCCGGCATCCGCCGGCCGGCCGACGGTCGCCGCAACAGCCGCCAGCAGGTGCGCACCTTCGCCTTCAAGATCCCCGGCATCTGGCGCTTCGTCGGCAAGGACACCCGGATCACCGTGCGCGTCGACGGCCGGCCGCTGCCGATCGCCGGCCACGGCATGTTCCTCACGCCCCCGAAGAACGGCGAGCACAACGTCCAGCAGCTCAGGGCGCTCTTCGCCGAGGGTCACGTGCTCAACCAGTTCGGCATGGTCTCGCTGTCCAAGAAGCTGGACGTCGCCTGGCAGGGCAAGGTGATGGACCTCTACACCCGGACCCGCGACGTGGTGCGCGACGAGTTCGGCCACGACGTCTTCTTCGTCTACGGCACCCTGCTCGGCGCGGTCCGCGAGGGCGGCTACATCGCGCACGACCCGGACTTCGACGCCGCCTTCGTCTCGCGGCACCGCACCGGCCCGGAGGCCGCGGCGGAGCTGGCCGAGGTCGCGCTGAAGCTCGTCGAGGCCGGGCTGGACGTGGAGTGCCGGGCGACGACCCTGCACCTCTTCGACCCGGACCTGCCCGGCCACCGCATCGACCTGTTCCACACCTACTTCGACGAGGACGGCCTGCTGCGCTTCCCCTTCGGCGTCGCCGGGTCGAGCCAGGTGCACGAGCGGGACTGGCACGGCTGCACCGAGATCGACTTCCCCGGTGGCCGCGGCCTGGTCCCCGTCAACGCCGAGCAGCTCGTCGAGCACCTGTACGGCGCGGACTGGCGCCGCCCCAAGCCGGGCTTCAACTGGAACTTCGACCGCACCGACTCCGCCCCCGAGGCCGTCGTGCCGGTCCCGCTGCGCACCAAGGTCTACTGGGCCAACTTCTACTCGCGGAACTCCTACAGCAGCGGCTCGACGTTCTTCGAGTTCGTGGAGGCCCGCGACGACACCCCGGCGACGGTCATCGACATCGGCTGCGGCGACGGCCGGGACGCCTGCGCCTTCGCCGCCGCCGGCCGCACCGTGCTCGGCCTGGACCAGTCGCCGGTCGGGATCGAGCACGCGACCGCCCGGGCCGCCCAGCTCGGCCTGGCCGACCGGGTCCGCTTCGAGGTCTGCGACGTCGCGGACGTCGACGACCTCGGCCGCGCCCTCGACCTCGCGGCCGACGGCGACCGCGGCCCGGTGATGTTCTACCTGCGGTTCTTCCTGCACGCGATCCCCGAGGAGGTGCAGGACCGGCTGCTGGCCGCGATCGACACCCACGCCCGCCCCGGCGACTGCTTCGCCGCGGAGTTCCGCACCGACCGCGACGAGACCACCAGCCACGTCCACACCAAGCACTTCCGGCGCTTCCAGAACGCCGCCGCCTTCAGCGCGACCCTCGCCGGCCTCGGATTCACGATCGTGCACGAGGAGGAGGGCACCGGGCTCTCGCCGTACCAGGGGGAGGACCCCGTCCTCTACCGCGTCGTCGCGCACCGCTGA
- a CDS encoding bifunctional cytidylyltransferase/SDR family oxidoreductase codes for MESSTSPVRNVAVLLAGGVGARIGLAIPKQLIKVAGKTILEHSLIALHDHPMVDEVLIMMAPGHLDAVRAIVKNGDYAKVTRILEGGESRNETTLRALDALGDDECHVLFHDAVRPLLAPRIIEECFQALESYPAVDVAIPSADTIIEVRDDNTIREIPPRAALRRGQTPQAFRSSVIKAAYVKAGQDPNFVATDDCTVVLRYSPEEPIVVVHGDERNMKVTEPIDVYLADKLFQLTSNDLPAPGTDEEYHAALAGKTMVVFGGSYGIGADIAELATRLGADVHTFSRSSTNTHVERRTDVMAAAKQVMEKAGRIDFVVNTAGVLPRGELLETSEETIYSATEINYLAPVFIAQVFFPHLKEMSGSMLLFTSSSYTRGRSGYSLYSSAKAATVNLTQALADEWAGDRVRVNCINPERTGTPMRTKAFGQEPPGSLLESEVVAQTSLDVLLSPQTGHIYDVRKDDPLAVLDGQ; via the coding sequence ATGGAATCGAGCACCTCCCCGGTCAGGAACGTCGCGGTGCTGCTGGCGGGTGGTGTCGGCGCCCGGATCGGGCTGGCCATCCCCAAGCAGCTGATCAAGGTCGCCGGGAAGACCATCCTCGAGCACTCGCTCATCGCGCTGCACGACCACCCGATGGTCGACGAGGTGCTGATCATGATGGCGCCCGGGCACCTCGATGCCGTCCGCGCGATCGTGAAGAACGGCGACTACGCGAAGGTGACGCGGATCCTCGAGGGCGGCGAGAGCCGCAACGAGACCACCCTGCGCGCGCTCGACGCGCTCGGGGACGACGAGTGCCACGTCCTCTTCCACGACGCCGTGCGCCCCCTGCTCGCGCCCCGGATCATCGAGGAGTGCTTCCAGGCCCTCGAGTCCTACCCGGCCGTCGACGTCGCCATCCCGTCCGCAGACACGATCATCGAGGTCCGCGACGACAACACGATCCGCGAGATCCCGCCCCGCGCCGCCCTGCGCCGCGGCCAGACCCCGCAGGCGTTCCGCTCGTCGGTGATCAAGGCGGCGTACGTCAAGGCCGGCCAGGACCCGAACTTCGTCGCCACCGACGACTGCACCGTGGTGCTGCGCTACAGCCCCGAGGAGCCGATCGTCGTGGTGCACGGCGACGAGCGGAACATGAAGGTCACCGAGCCGATCGACGTCTACCTGGCCGACAAGCTCTTCCAGCTCACGAGCAACGACCTGCCCGCCCCCGGCACCGACGAGGAGTACCACGCGGCGCTGGCCGGGAAGACCATGGTGGTCTTCGGCGGCAGCTACGGCATCGGCGCCGACATCGCGGAGCTGGCCACCCGGCTGGGTGCGGACGTGCACACGTTCAGCCGCTCGAGCACGAACACCCACGTCGAGCGCCGCACCGACGTGATGGCCGCCGCGAAGCAGGTCATGGAGAAGGCCGGCCGCATCGACTTCGTCGTCAACACCGCCGGGGTGCTCCCCCGCGGCGAGCTGCTCGAGACCAGCGAGGAGACGATCTACTCGGCCACCGAGATCAACTACCTCGCGCCGGTCTTCATCGCCCAGGTGTTCTTCCCGCACCTCAAGGAGATGTCGGGCTCGATGCTGCTCTTCACCTCGAGCTCCTACACCCGCGGCCGCAGCGGCTACAGCCTCTACTCGTCCGCGAAGGCCGCGACGGTCAACCTCACGCAGGCGCTCGCCGACGAGTGGGCCGGCGACCGGGTCCGGGTCAACTGCATCAACCCCGAGCGCACCGGCACCCCGATGCGCACCAAGGCCTTCGGCCAGGAGCCCCCCGGCAGCCTGCTGGAGTCCGAGGTGGTCGCGCAGACCTCGCTCGACGTCCTGCTCTCGCCGCAGACCGGCCACATCTACGACGTGCGCAAGGACGACCCGCTGGCCGTCCTCGACGGGCAGTAG
- a CDS encoding sulfotransferase family 2 domain-containing protein translates to MRVSDEHQVLFVHIPKNAGSTVDAIFDDEVPDSRRVGNRARHVRYKGLVRTEPGLVDYWSFSFVRNPWARMVSWYVMMAKIFEQYDAGRPYSVGKVDKFPHVWEPVRPFVGDFETFVTGAPDAIRRFGRPQYDWLVLEDGREVDFVGRVENFAHDIDVVRKRLGLPPAEVVPRNRSSHAHYSEYYTDHTRERVADLFAVDIETWGYTFDRPD, encoded by the coding sequence ATGAGAGTGTCGGACGAGCACCAGGTCCTCTTCGTCCACATCCCCAAGAACGCCGGCTCCACCGTCGACGCGATCTTCGACGACGAGGTCCCGGACAGCCGTCGCGTGGGCAACCGGGCCCGGCACGTCCGCTACAAGGGACTGGTGCGGACCGAGCCCGGGCTCGTGGACTACTGGTCGTTCTCGTTCGTCCGGAACCCCTGGGCCCGGATGGTGTCGTGGTACGTCATGATGGCCAAGATCTTCGAGCAGTACGACGCGGGCCGCCCCTACTCGGTCGGCAAGGTCGACAAGTTCCCGCACGTGTGGGAGCCGGTCCGACCGTTCGTCGGAGACTTCGAGACCTTCGTGACGGGCGCCCCCGACGCGATCCGCCGCTTCGGCCGCCCCCAGTACGACTGGCTGGTCCTCGAGGACGGCCGCGAGGTCGACTTCGTGGGCCGGGTGGAGAACTTCGCGCACGACATCGACGTGGTCCGGAAGCGGCTCGGGCTGCCGCCCGCGGAGGTGGTGCCGCGCAACCGGTCGTCGCACGCCCACTACAGCGAGTACTACACCGACCACACGCGCGAGCGGGTGGCCGACCTGTTCGCCGTCGACATCGAGACCTGGGGCTACACCTTCGACCGGCCCGACTGA
- a CDS encoding sulfotransferase family protein — MGVLVLITGTGRSGTSTMSGTFHHLGLHVPGPYLGANESNPKGFFESKWAVAFHKEIVKAARIHDFDSRPAAFERAQEAWSPQRRARLASFLTEQAAQGDQVVVKDPRSVWAQGLWRDAAAEAGLEIRYVSMLRHPAEVIGSRATYYASSGDEEKRRRYETFNVARWINSSVLSERETRGSARAFVRYTDLLTDWRPVLTTLGADLGLRFDPDPAAGGPSPVDDFIDPDLRRHQVTWDELQIPAELQDVAQRIWDALEILADAHGEDAAASAEVTAQGERYARLFEDAAAISHDAMEEARDEARRAGEESARSAPASAPATPAGRGRTPDDLGGRELLRLLGGRVRTRVTRPRG, encoded by the coding sequence ATGGGCGTCCTCGTCCTCATCACCGGCACCGGCCGAAGCGGCACCAGCACGATGTCGGGGACGTTCCACCACCTCGGGCTGCACGTCCCCGGTCCCTACCTCGGGGCCAACGAGTCCAACCCCAAGGGCTTCTTCGAGTCCAAGTGGGCGGTTGCCTTCCACAAGGAGATCGTCAAGGCCGCCCGCATCCACGACTTCGACAGCCGGCCGGCCGCGTTCGAGCGGGCCCAGGAGGCGTGGTCGCCGCAGCGGCGCGCCCGGCTGGCGTCGTTCCTGACCGAGCAGGCCGCCCAGGGCGACCAGGTCGTCGTCAAGGACCCGCGCTCGGTCTGGGCCCAGGGCCTGTGGCGCGACGCCGCGGCCGAGGCGGGGCTGGAGATCCGCTACGTCTCGATGCTGCGGCACCCGGCCGAGGTCATCGGCAGCCGTGCGACCTACTACGCCAGCTCCGGCGACGAGGAGAAGCGGCGCCGCTACGAGACCTTCAACGTCGCCCGCTGGATCAACAGCTCGGTGCTCAGCGAGCGCGAGACCCGGGGCAGCGCCCGGGCCTTCGTCCGCTACACCGACCTGCTCACCGACTGGCGCCCCGTCCTCACGACCCTCGGCGCGGACCTCGGGCTGCGCTTCGACCCGGACCCCGCGGCCGGCGGCCCCAGTCCGGTCGACGACTTCATCGACCCCGACCTGCGCCGGCACCAGGTCACCTGGGACGAGCTGCAGATCCCGGCGGAGCTGCAGGACGTCGCGCAGCGGATCTGGGACGCGCTCGAGATCCTCGCGGACGCCCACGGCGAGGACGCGGCGGCCTCGGCCGAGGTGACCGCGCAGGGCGAGCGCTACGCCCGGCTCTTCGAGGACGCCGCGGCGATCAGCCACGACGCGATGGAGGAGGCGCGCGACGAGGCGCGCCGGGCCGGCGAGGAGTCCGCCCGCAGTGCGCCGGCGAGCGCCCCGGCGACCCCCGCCGGGCGGGGCCGGACCCCCGACGACCTCGGTGGCCGGGAGCTGCTGCGCCTGCTGGGCGGCCGGGTCCGCACCCGCGTCACGCGGCCCCGCGGCTGA
- a CDS encoding sulfotransferase translates to MADADQTAGPEGVADERSLVFVLGPGRSGTSTMAGALSYSGYRVPEAIKGNETNPSGFFEPRWAVNFHRRLLRATGVRTLDTNPDVLERLQDVLTDAKIRDELHDWLAPRIEKHGRVVIKDPRMVWFRDLWVHAAERSGVDPRFVIMLRHPSEVSSSRSNYYNSREVPAVAGWINVALMTERLTAGSPRALVHYPDLTADWRSQLGRLRDDLDLRLTPPPEERPHPVDDFIDPSLRRMKPGWEDSEVPVLLRDLGDRTFDALRTLAVEGDSDAIAADLEQLRAEYATAHSDALAMVRSTMFRFGDERAAKARRKARAKAKAEATKVARATRAERAAAVPPPSLARRVARRVRSRVQRDR, encoded by the coding sequence GTGGCAGATGCCGACCAGACCGCCGGGCCCGAGGGCGTCGCCGACGAGCGTTCCCTGGTGTTCGTGCTGGGCCCCGGCCGCAGCGGCACCAGCACGATGGCCGGTGCCCTGTCCTACAGCGGCTACCGCGTCCCCGAGGCCATCAAGGGCAACGAGACCAACCCGTCGGGCTTCTTCGAGCCGCGGTGGGCGGTCAACTTCCACCGGCGGCTGCTGCGCGCGACCGGGGTCCGCACCCTGGACACGAACCCGGACGTCCTCGAGCGCCTCCAGGACGTCCTGACCGACGCGAAGATCCGCGACGAGCTGCACGACTGGCTGGCCCCGCGCATCGAGAAGCACGGCCGGGTCGTCATCAAGGACCCGCGGATGGTGTGGTTCCGCGACCTGTGGGTGCACGCGGCCGAGCGCAGCGGCGTCGACCCCCGCTTCGTGATCATGCTCCGGCACCCCTCCGAGGTGTCGTCGAGCCGCAGCAACTACTACAACTCGCGCGAGGTGCCGGCCGTGGCCGGCTGGATCAACGTCGCGCTGATGACCGAGCGCCTCACGGCCGGCTCGCCGCGCGCGCTCGTCCACTACCCGGACCTCACGGCCGACTGGCGCAGCCAGCTGGGCCGGCTCCGCGACGACCTCGACCTGCGCCTCACGCCGCCGCCCGAGGAGCGACCGCACCCGGTCGACGACTTCATCGACCCGAGCCTGCGCCGGATGAAGCCGGGCTGGGAGGACTCCGAGGTCCCCGTCCTCCTGCGCGACCTCGGCGACCGCACCTTCGACGCCCTGCGCACGCTGGCCGTCGAGGGCGACTCCGACGCCATCGCCGCGGACCTCGAGCAGCTCCGCGCCGAGTACGCCACCGCGCACTCCGACGCGCTCGCCATGGTCCGCTCCACGATGTTCCGCTTCGGCGACGAGCGGGCGGCCAAGGCGCGGCGCAAGGCCCGGGCGAAGGCCAAGGCCGAGGCGACCAAGGTCGCCCGCGCCACGCGCGCCGAGCGGGCCGCCGCCGTACCACCCCCGTCGCTGGCGCGACGCGTCGCGCGGCGCGTCCGCAGCCGCGTGCAGCGGGACCGCTGA
- a CDS encoding bifunctional glycosyltransferase/CDP-glycerol:glycerophosphate glycerophosphotransferase → MTAKDIARSVVRRGAGVSRRVARRAVDTRAARRLRRPAISVIVPFYNVEAYLAECLDSILEQDVAHLEVILVDDGSPDGSRAIAERYVARDDRVRLVTRPNGGLGAARNTGVRESRGRYLTFIDSDDLLPPGALRALLETIEASGSDLVVGSVERFNAVSTWSPNWVRKVHDDRRIAITAEDFTPLLRNLYTWNKLFRREFWEAQDLWFREGVAYEDQPIITQLFARATAIDVIPDVVYRYRAREDQSSISQQTASLQDLRQRIEAWRVGRDVLTAEVSPALFEAWRLTLFDVHFHWYLTSTGTVDDDYWSELVAAVRELTEGAPDWVWEQTMPGRRVLIRLALLDRRADAQELVRQKGLRLDHWPARVRPDGILLELPFLGDPELEESLFLIRPEQLRIHHSVENLHWVHEADGSATARISGRAYLSKVDLAEHASRVSVVLREDGTGHERVFPADRATDSSYPPPEEDKWCDYSSGTFAAVIPMSEVVASAAQGTSWTVLLRVEAAGFTVTSRVNRLLRSGAAGVVPALTLRDGGRVVTEWQFNRALRLRVDLAGVRVTSARLEGRTVVGVLAADATDVRRVAAARPRHRVESAVADGRPQEFRIELPDAPTRSDGTTDEWRIEGWTADGDRVAFVPADDALPAYAGEELALETHRDGELVVRQWRLGAVADAAAVDAAGVLRVTGRTFGEPVTSIRLHVTSLRSRTAGPTVPVEGGRFVAQCDLRHEVYRFGAWPLPLGDHDLAVTLTTASGREATLPIRTSSVLSDSLPVPVQTDLLEGRVVRGPDAGVRVTLRRPIGEARGAYAQNQLRLHPPVTGGLTRGVLMRSYFGESATDNGLSIQRELQRRGSDLPVYWAVHDHSIVVPEGGIPVIVNSEEWYHLLASVTYYVDNMYQPEFHEKPAGQVLVQTFHGYPFKQMGHPHWRNTQFSQARIDAYDERASQWDYLVSPARYASPLLTRDFNYHGEVLEIGYPRNDVLNSELAPGIRAATRAALGIADHQTAVLYAPTFRDYMAVDDNRALMPEFLDFARFHERLGDDVVLLIRGHAFNARTLRRAGRVDGCVDVTDYPEISDLYLAADAAIVDYSSLRFDFGVTGKPMIFQVPDLQRYQDTRGWLFDFEPTAPGPLVSTTDEVVDCLLDLDRVRAEHAAAYDLFRQDYLDLEDGRAGARFVDAVFVPRGDAPPAD, encoded by the coding sequence ATGACGGCCAAGGACATCGCCCGCTCCGTCGTGCGTCGGGGTGCGGGCGTCTCGCGTCGCGTGGCCCGGCGTGCGGTGGACACCCGCGCCGCCCGTCGCCTCCGGCGCCCCGCGATCAGCGTGATCGTGCCGTTCTACAACGTCGAGGCCTACCTCGCGGAGTGCCTCGACAGCATCCTCGAGCAGGACGTCGCGCACCTCGAGGTGATCCTCGTCGACGACGGCTCGCCGGACGGCTCGCGCGCGATCGCCGAGCGGTACGTCGCCCGTGACGACCGGGTCCGGCTCGTCACCCGGCCCAACGGCGGCCTGGGCGCCGCCCGCAACACCGGCGTCCGCGAGTCGCGGGGTCGCTACCTCACCTTCATCGACTCCGACGACCTGCTGCCCCCGGGGGCGCTGCGGGCGCTCCTCGAGACGATCGAGGCCAGCGGGTCCGACCTCGTCGTCGGCTCGGTCGAGCGCTTCAACGCCGTCTCCACGTGGTCGCCCAACTGGGTCCGCAAGGTGCACGACGACCGCCGGATCGCGATCACGGCCGAGGACTTCACCCCGCTGCTGCGGAACCTCTACACGTGGAACAAGCTCTTCCGGCGCGAGTTCTGGGAGGCCCAGGACCTCTGGTTCCGCGAGGGCGTCGCCTACGAGGACCAGCCGATCATCACCCAGCTCTTCGCCCGGGCGACGGCGATCGACGTCATCCCCGACGTCGTCTACCGCTACCGCGCCCGCGAGGACCAGAGCTCGATCAGCCAGCAGACCGCCAGCCTGCAGGACCTGCGCCAGCGCATCGAGGCCTGGCGCGTCGGCCGCGACGTGTTGACCGCGGAGGTCTCCCCGGCCCTCTTCGAGGCCTGGCGGCTCACCCTCTTCGACGTCCACTTCCACTGGTACCTCACCAGCACCGGCACCGTCGACGACGACTACTGGTCCGAGCTGGTCGCCGCGGTCCGCGAGCTGACCGAGGGCGCCCCCGACTGGGTGTGGGAGCAGACGATGCCCGGCCGCCGGGTGCTGATCCGGCTGGCGCTGCTCGACCGGCGCGCGGACGCCCAGGAGCTGGTCCGCCAGAAGGGGCTCCGGCTCGACCACTGGCCCGCGCGCGTGCGCCCCGACGGCATCCTGCTCGAGCTGCCGTTCCTCGGCGACCCCGAGCTCGAGGAATCGCTCTTCCTGATCCGGCCCGAGCAGCTCAGGATCCACCACTCCGTGGAGAACCTCCACTGGGTCCACGAGGCCGACGGCAGCGCCACGGCCCGCATCTCCGGCCGCGCCTACCTCTCCAAGGTCGACCTGGCCGAGCACGCGTCGCGCGTCTCCGTGGTGCTCCGCGAGGACGGCACCGGCCACGAGCGGGTCTTCCCGGCCGACCGGGCCACCGACTCGTCGTACCCCCCTCCGGAGGAGGACAAGTGGTGCGACTACTCCAGCGGCACGTTCGCCGCGGTCATCCCCATGTCCGAGGTCGTCGCCTCGGCCGCGCAGGGCACCTCCTGGACGGTGCTGCTGCGCGTCGAGGCCGCCGGCTTCACGGTGACCAGTCGCGTCAACCGGCTGCTGCGCAGCGGCGCCGCCGGTGTCGTGCCGGCGCTGACGCTGCGCGACGGTGGCCGCGTGGTCACCGAGTGGCAGTTCAACCGCGCGCTCCGGCTCCGCGTCGACCTCGCCGGCGTGCGCGTCACCAGCGCCCGGCTCGAGGGCCGCACGGTGGTGGGCGTGCTCGCCGCCGACGCGACCGACGTACGCCGTGTGGCCGCCGCCCGGCCGCGCCACCGGGTCGAGAGCGCGGTCGCGGACGGCCGCCCGCAGGAGTTCCGGATCGAGCTGCCCGACGCGCCCACCCGCTCCGACGGCACGACCGACGAGTGGCGCATCGAGGGCTGGACGGCCGACGGCGACCGGGTCGCCTTCGTGCCCGCTGACGACGCGCTGCCGGCGTACGCCGGCGAGGAGCTCGCGCTCGAGACCCACCGCGACGGCGAGCTGGTCGTGCGGCAGTGGCGGCTCGGTGCGGTGGCCGACGCCGCGGCCGTCGACGCCGCCGGCGTGCTGCGGGTGACCGGCCGGACCTTCGGCGAGCCGGTGACCTCGATCCGCCTGCACGTGACCAGCCTGCGCAGCCGCACCGCCGGTCCGACCGTGCCCGTGGAGGGCGGCCGCTTCGTCGCGCAGTGCGACCTGCGCCACGAGGTCTACCGCTTCGGCGCCTGGCCGCTGCCGCTCGGCGACCACGACCTGGCGGTCACCCTGACCACGGCCTCCGGACGCGAGGCCACGCTCCCGATCCGCACCTCGAGCGTGCTCAGCGACTCGCTGCCCGTGCCGGTGCAGACCGACCTGCTCGAGGGCCGCGTCGTCCGCGGACCCGACGCCGGGGTGCGGGTGACCCTGCGCCGCCCGATCGGCGAGGCGCGCGGCGCCTACGCACAGAACCAGCTCCGCCTGCACCCGCCCGTCACGGGCGGGCTGACCCGGGGCGTGCTGATGCGGTCGTACTTCGGCGAGTCCGCGACGGACAACGGCCTCTCGATCCAGCGCGAGCTCCAGCGCCGCGGCTCGGACCTGCCGGTCTACTGGGCGGTGCACGACCACTCGATCGTGGTCCCGGAGGGCGGCATCCCCGTCATCGTGAACAGCGAGGAGTGGTACCACCTCCTCGCGTCGGTGACCTACTACGTCGACAACATGTACCAGCCCGAGTTCCACGAGAAGCCCGCCGGCCAGGTGCTCGTCCAGACCTTCCACGGCTACCCCTTCAAGCAGATGGGGCACCCGCACTGGCGCAACACGCAGTTCTCGCAGGCCCGGATCGACGCGTACGACGAGCGCGCCTCGCAGTGGGACTACCTCGTCTCGCCGGCCCGCTACGCCAGCCCGCTGCTGACCCGTGACTTCAACTACCACGGCGAGGTCCTGGAGATCGGCTACCCGCGCAACGACGTCCTCAACTCGGAGCTCGCCCCGGGCATCCGGGCCGCCACGCGGGCGGCCCTGGGCATCGCCGACCACCAGACGGCGGTGCTCTACGCGCCCACCTTCCGCGACTACATGGCGGTCGACGACAACCGTGCGCTGATGCCGGAGTTCCTGGACTTCGCGCGCTTCCACGAGCGCCTGGGCGACGACGTGGTGCTGCTGATCCGCGGCCACGCGTTCAACGCCCGCACCCTGCGGCGCGCGGGCCGCGTCGACGGGTGCGTCGACGTCACCGACTACCCCGAGATCTCGGACCTCTACCTCGCGGCCGACGCGGCGATCGTCGACTACTCCTCGCTGCGCTTCGACTTCGGCGTGACGGGGAAGCCGATGATCTTCCAGGTGCCGGACCTCCAGCGCTACCAGGACACCCGCGGCTGGCTGTTCGACTTCGAGCCCACGGCGCCCGGTCCGCTCGTGTCGACCACCGACGAGGTCGTCGACTGCCTGCTGGACCTCGACCGGGTCCGGGCCGAGCACGCGGCGGCGTACGACCTCTTCCGGCAGGACTACCTCGACCTCGAGGACGGCCGGGCCGGGGCGCGGTTCGTCGACGCGGTCTTCGTGCCGCGCGGGGACGCCCCGCCGGCCGACTGA